In Eremothecium gossypii ATCC 10895 chromosome II, complete sequence, the genomic window CCTTGCTGCTGAGACTGTTGCATATTTTGGCCAAAAAGACCACCTTGCTGCTGTTGGTTCGACTGACCTATGAAGCCgttctgctgctgcgtgcCTTGACCTAACATTCCGCCTTGTGGCATAGATTGATTGTTCTGCCCAAAAAGACCGCCAGAAGACGGATTGGACTGCCCAAATGCATTAGTTGTGTTATTCTGCCCAAACAGGCCACCACCGCTTGGCTGAGTGGTATTCTGCCCAAAAAGGCCACCTCCTGTTGTGGCAGGCTTATTAAATAGGTTACCAGATGCAGTGTTTTGACCAAATGTGTTCGTTGGGTTGGAGCCAAAAAGACCGCCGGTGGTGGTCTGGTTATTCTGACCGAACATGCTGCCATTTTGCTGATTCGTGGAGCCAAAAAGGTTCCCCGACTGCTGTCTGTTCGTGTTCTGACCGAACAAACCACCAGCAGAAGTGGTTCCAGCCTGGTTGAAGGTATTCGACTGGCCAAATGGGGTCGAAGTGTTCGTGCCGGCGCTCTGTCCAAAAAGTCCAGTGCCAGTTGCGCCAGCTTGCCCGAACCCACCAGTGGTATTTTGCTGTCCAAATAGCCCACCAGTGCTGGTCGTGGAGGTCTTGTTCATTCCAAAAGGAGAGTTGGCTGCAGCATTGCCTTGGCCGAATGGTGAGTTGGTGGACATGCCAGTGTTCTGACCAAATGCATTAGTGGTATTTGACTGGCCAAAAGGCGAGTTGGCAGGCTGCCCAAAGGCATTGCTCGTAGAAGTCTGGCCAAATGGTGAATTGTTTGTATTGGCGTTATTCTGACCGAAGAGTCCTCCTGTAGACGCTGCGTTTGTCGTACCTACACCAAAGGTGCCTTGACTGTTAGTACCGAAGGGCGAAGTACCGGATGGCGCCCCAAAGGCTGAAGAAACACCCCCGCCAACACCGCCCCCCGCCTGACCAACTTTGTTGTTCGCCTGGTAGTCCTGGAATCTCAACTCTTCAAAGGAGAAACTCTTGTACTCCGGCATGCACGTTATCGACTGAAAAACATTTGTTCCACCGGTGGTGGCGTCCTTTTCCGTGTATGCCGTGAAAGGCTTGATTCCAGTCCCACCTGACGCCGCAACACCGCTGGCGTTACCGCTGAACAGGGAAGGAGGGTTCGATACCGAGGATGTTCCTTGGCCAAAGGGCCCACTCGCAGGTTGTGGTTGCGTGGACATACCAAATGGAGACGCTgcaggctgctgctgcgtgtTGCCGAACCCGCCAAACCCTGAGTGCGCGTTGGTCCCAGTAGAGGGCCCAAACGCATTGGTCGTTGACTGAGGTTGACCAAAAGATCCAgtctgctgctgcccgaAGGCTGGAGCTCCCGTGTTGCCGAATGCAGGTCGGGAAGCACCAAACATGAGCTGGAGTGTTACGGATCAATCCCTTCGCTGCTTACGTTGTTACCGCGAAGTATGCAAGAACAACCATCAAAGGTGTTCCTTGTTTACTTACCTTGACCTGCGCGCGTCGAAAAATTTTCTCGTACGCGTTACCCGGTCACAGAtccggtcacgtgactaaCGCATCCATTAAGCTATCTAGTCTATCTGCTGCTACACACGAGCACACCAGCACCGACCCGCGGGCTACAGGCGTTCCAGGCGCCCCATTAATTCCTCCATTACCTGCCATGTCTTCAAGCTCGTTGCCTGCAAAGACCCGGTGCTGAAGTCGACAATCAggtcctcgtcctcgtcaTGGTACGGAATGTAGGGCGACACGCGCGGCACATCGGCCCCGTGTGGAGCACATAATTCAAGCGAGCAACAAGCCTTGCCGTGTTTGGGGCTTCCGACTGGGAGCGACATCCTCACCGAGCGTTGAGAAGCAGCATGGGAGGACGGGGAAGCGTGCGTATATATATGGCGCTGCGGGGCTCTCCGGCGCTGCCGCAAACAGCCTCTACCGCCATAGTTGATTATACCGCTCGGTGCTTGCTGCGCCAAGTGTGGCGTTAGCCCGACAAAGTCATCGGCACCCTCTGGTCACGTGCCACCTATGGCAGCTTTTGTCGCTATGGCTGACAGTGGCTCCAGATTTGCTAAGCCCGTTCCCGTGCATGCCACAGAAATGGTGCGATTCTGCCATAGACGTCGGACGGCAGCCGCGGCGGGCTGCGCGTGGCTGACAGCCGCGAGGAAGCGGGCAGCGGGCGCAGCATCACGTGTAGCCACGGGCGCCACAGCACGAGTGTTGATGGCAGTCACAGCGTCCCGAGAAAAGCGTTCTCAGCATTGCAGAGGGGCGGCctggtcacgtgaccgggCCGTGTgttatcacgtgatatgAATATCACTTGCGACGTACCGAGCTGCCGCGTGCTGGCCATCGTACGACGCGTTGGGCGCTATATTGGCGAGAAACGGGCAGCAGGTAGCCAAGGAGCGGTCAAGCGGGGCGATTGCAGTGTCAGATGTCGTCTGTTGGGCCGCTTGAGGATGAAGCGGCAGGCACAGAGCTCGGGGGCAGCCCTGCAGACCCTGCGACCCTCACGGAGATAGATCCAAGTGCAATCCAGGTCAGGAAGACGCGCACAGTGGTAAAGCTGGACTGCGAGAGGCTAGTGTCGAAGAAGGGACTGCCGTATCTGCTGAAGAACGCGCCGAAACATGCCCGCATATCCAAGCGCCGCGACACATACGGCAATCTCTGCCATGTTCTGCAGTTCTACCAGCTGTGGGCTCATGAGCTCTATCCAAAAGCGAAGTTCAAGGACTTTGTGGCGCTTTGCGACAGGCTAGGCAAGACGGACaggcagctgcgcgcgtATCGCATGCAGCTGATACGGGAGGAACTGGGCTTAGCGGCGGAGGGACTAGACCCtccgccgcagccgctgcgggagcacaccggcgccggcggctcTCAGCCCGCGGGTTCCGTTGCACAAGACACAAACACTAACGCCGACCTTTCGGACGATGATCTATTGTACACGACTTCTAGGGCAGCTGCCGCGAGCTCGACTGCGAATCCAGTTCCGAGATCCGAGACGCCTGCCGCGCTAGCGGGCGTCGATGAGGCTGAACTtctggcgcagctggcAGAGATGCAACGTGCGGCGGAGGAAGATGTCCACGAATCGGAGGACGACGAGCAGTTGGCGCTGATGCGCGAAATGGATGAGTTCATGTAATGTAGTAATGTATAACAGTAGACTACCGGGATGGAATTAGAGTATAGTATACATATATACACGGACAATCAGGTTGTCCACAAGCGTGCAGTGTTATCAGCACCGGCGGAGAACAACCAGGCCTCCCTAGGATGCCAAACAGTGTCTAGGACGCCCAGACTGTTCACCAGTTTATGACCAGTTAGCTTTTTCAGAGGGACCAGAAGTGGGTTCTTCATCATATCGTCATATACAGTGCCATGGAAGACATGGATGGTCCCGTCGTCTGCGGCAGAGCAGAACAGTGGGAGTTTTTTATGGAAACCAACACTTCTGACAGCCTTCTCATGGTATCTTAGTGTCTTATACGGTGTAGCCGCCAAGTCTAGGTCATGCCACAAGACTCTCTTGTCAAAAGAGGATGCAATCAGATTGTCTCCCCTAGGATGTATATCGATCGTGGATAACCAGCGTGCACCTGGTAGAAGCTTTTTAACCAAAACCTGCTGTGAGAGGTCATATATTCTGATGTATCTCTGGGAGCACACAAAGAGCTGCGGCTTGAAGGGGTGGAACTTGGCATCCATGATAATACCCTTTGACTTGTTGAAAGGCGATTGTGTTAGATGCTTGGAGAGCTGGTGAATCAGAACAGAGGTGTGGCCGGACTCAGGCTGAACACTAACAAAGTAGTCTCCCTTGCGGTGCCAGGAGATCTTCTTTACAGTCTTCCGACAGGTAATGACAATCGCTACATCATTCTCAGCCTGTTTCTGAGTTGGCTTGTTCCACTGAGCCACCTGTTTCTTGACAGTGGCCTCTGTCTCCGCCTGCTCATCGTCACTGTTCACATTTAGAGCTGATTTTTTGACGTTACCGAAAGTGTCGAAACCATAACCATTTTCGATCTTTAATCTGCTGTTGTTTTCTACCTCGAACCCGAAGATTGGTGGAACCA contains:
- the CSM3 gene encoding Csm3p (Syntenic homolog of Saccharomyces cerevisiae YMR048W (CSM3)), with amino-acid sequence MSSVGPLEDEAAGTELGGSPADPATLTEIDPSAIQVRKTRTVVKLDCERLVSKKGLPYLLKNAPKHARISKRRDTYGNLCHVLQFYQLWAHELYPKAKFKDFVALCDRLGKTDRQLRAYRMQLIREELGLAAEGLDPPPQPLREHTGAGGSQPAGSVAQDTNTNADLSDDDLLYTTSRAAAASSTANPVPRSETPAALAGVDEAELLAQLAEMQRAAEEDVHESEDDEQLALMREMDEFM
- a CDS encoding uncharacterized protein (Syntenic homolog of Saccharomyces cerevisiae YKL068W-A); the encoded protein is MSLPVGSPKHGKACCSLELCAPHGADVPRVSPYIPYHDEDEDLIVDFSTGSLQATSLKTWQVMEELMGRLERL